TAATAAACATTTTAGGCCTTATTGGCCAGGCCTGACTTTATGTAATGTTTGTGAAAGTGCCGCAGGTCTAAGGCGGCCGACACGCCACGCGTCACCCAGAAACCGGTCCGGGTGCAGCTGGCCGTCCGGACAGCGGCGTCCCCACCCTGCGTTCGGCCCCTCGCGATTGGTGGACTTCGGTTTATACTGTTGCATTAGTAATGATCTCTGGTTCGTTTTTTGGTAAAGCACGTTGCATATTTGTTAAAAAGAGTGATTACGATTTTGACTTGAACAACGTCTGTCATTAGGCGTGTTACGGGGAAGGGGccgtgtaatcagaaggttgccggttcgaatcccgatcccccaaggtgccactgagcaaagcgccgtccccacacactgctccccgggcgcctgtcatggtgcccactgctcaccaagggtgatggttaaatgcagaggacacatttcactgtgtgcaccgtgtgctgtgctgctgtgtatcacaatgacaatcacttcactttataaaaaaaaaaaaaaaagtctgcaacGTCCCAGAGAGGAAGGAGCCCTGACGGCGACCGGCCACGCCCAGTAAAGCGGGAAGAAAGCGGGCGTGTACCTGGGTTGAAGAGGACGATGGCACGCAGGCAGCCCAGCTCCGACTTGTCCATCTGCATATCCCTCATCTTACACACCAACTCCGTTAGCAccctgcctcacacacacacgtacgtacGGTGAGCTCTGGCGTCGGGACAGGGGGACGAGGTAAAGAAGCGTCGAGCCGGCGGTTACCTGTCGAAAACGGCCCCCACCTCCGGACTCTGGGCGCAGTCCCTGTTTAAAAAACCCGTTTTTAACCGTCACGGAACAACATGGTGGGTccaggtgggtgtgtgtgtgtgtttctggctACCTGTCAAAAATGGCTTCCAGGCCGTACATGTTGTCTGTGGGTCGGTGGAGGGCGGGGTTCTGCAGGACGTCCTCCCTCATCCCAATGGAACGATGCGAAAAGACCGCAATCAACAACTCATTCCAGCCTGGGGGAGGAGACTTGTGGTGAGAGGACACGCCCGCGTCTGACGGCGGCGGCGCCGAGGCGTCACACTCACCCGCCCGCAGAAGAACCACCTGGTCGTCCAGCGGAAGCTCGGAGAAGTGCGGGATCCTCTTGGCCCATTCGACCAGCAGGAAGAGCTGCCTGTCGGCCGCCTGGCACATGCTGGTGACCGGATCGCTGGGCTGAAGGGACAAGGGAGGGGGACGGGTCAGGACAGGAACGGGCCGCCTGGCGCCGCCACGGCTAGCCCGGGCCTCACCAAGCCGGACGCGTGCATCTCCGCCTTGCGCTCGGACATCAGCTCCGCCTCCAGAATCTTGTCCACCGGCATCTCCTCGCTGGCTCCATGGCTGGTGTCCAGCTCGCCACCGTCCCTCTCCTTCCCCCGCTGGCGCTCGTCCTGCACGGCTGGAGACGGACGGGACGGGAATTAACGAACGGTTCTCCATGCGATCTGGCCCGTTTCAGGGGTTCTCCTAAAATGGGTTCCAATTTGAATGTCTCTCTTCCACGTCCCcatgtggacttttttttttctgacctgaCCTTAAACCCAAAGTAATGAAACGTTCGTGGTCGTGAAACCTTTCTAACGAAGCGACGCGGCCGTTACAGCGCCACCGACCTGCGTCTCTGCGTGGACATTTCACATAACTCTCCCGTGTGGACGCAGGGTTTTTTTAGAAACCAAATAACCCTTTTAGAGAAAAGCGTCCTCGTTTGGACGGGCTCCTGATGTCCACCCAGTTCCACAGTTACACTGCTGTAAGGGCCCAAACTTGAAAAAATTGGGGACATTTTGAAATCCCGGTCCCTTCGTCGGATCCTGCAAACAGACGCTGTGCAGAACgtgacgcccggggagcagtgtgtggggacggtgctttgctcagtggcaccttggcgggtcgggattcgaaccggcaaccttctggttacggggccacttccttaaccgccaggacACCACTGTCCCCATGTTCCCCACCAGCCAATAGGCAAAATAGATGTGAGAACAGAGCTAGAACCGCAGGTCATTTTAAGAGTACCGAGGGACAGTGGGTTGGGCATGAAAGGTGGACGATGGACGTTCGTACCTTCTCTCTTCATGCCCATGGCCAGGCACTTCTGGTAGCGGCAGTACTGACAGCGGTTCCGCTGCCGCCGGTCCACCAGACAGTCCTTGGTGTCCCTGCAGACGTAACTCAGATCCTTCCTCACGGTGCGTTTGAAGAAGCCCTTGCAGCCCTCACAGCTGTACACGCCGTAGTGCTtccctgcgcacacacacacacacacacacacacacacacacacacacacacacacacacgcgcggtCAGAAAGAGCCGAGAACCATGACAGCGCTCGTACCGCTACAGAACGGCGGGCCACCTGAGGACCGGTCACCGCAGATGGCACACAGGCGCTTGTGGGGCAGCATGGGTCCAGGACTGTGGCTGGGCGTCGGCCGCAGCCCAAACGGGGGCTTCACATCATCTGAGCTGCTGACCGCAGGAAGACCGGACATCGACACGGAGCTGACCTGCTGAACACAAGCACGGGGTGAATCACGGGTGAAAGCGGCCcacgaagtcccaggttcgaacccaggggggaccgtccccgCCACCACTgattaaaatgctgtaaatgtaatggtacTCGGTACAAAATCACGCTGTATACGCGGGGGATCCTGGGTGTGGTGAAAAGTTGCGGGTCACGTGACGGGCACAACGCAACCTGGATGGATGCGAAGAAGGGGACATTGTACCGTCGCATTGCAACATGACGACAAAAGGTGTCACCCACCCCTCTAATACAGACTAATAACGcgccccccatctctctctctcacacacacacacacacacacacacacaccgcgctACTCACAGCTAGGGCGGTCGCGGGGGGCGAGCTCATAGGTTCAGGGGGACACTGCGCGGCGACCTGTCGGGAGAAAcgacatttcttttttctttttttttttttttgttttatcgaAACGCGCGTCCCGACCGACGTCGCGTCAACTCATAAACAAAGTTGTGGCCTAACGgagtcgccgccgccgccctccCGTCCCCCTGCCGCCGCGATCCGGGCGCCCGGCGCACACACGCGTCGccgcggcggaggaggaggaggaacgtCGGCGCCTTTCGCGTGAAATCTCGGCCGGGCGCCGCGTTTAAAGGGAATAAAAGGGGGAACTGACCGCGCAGCTGCAGGCCGCAGTCCGACAGGCAGGAATCGGGCGCAGCgcggttgccaggttggagcTTTTCAAGAACAACGAAAAGCTTCAAATGCCCGCCACGCTAACCTCGTGAATCATACCCGAATGTAGACCTGTATTACGCTCATACGTTCAAATTTGTGTTCAGTTATCTAATGTACAgttttataaatacatacatcATTTATAATATTCCGTAAGTGAAAAAGAGCTGTTACCTTTTTATTTGGCACAATAgatataatttaattattctAGTATCACAATACAACCTTACAACGTATAATATCTTCTGTTAAAATACAATTAAGGACTGCTTTGATACCGAAACCCAGTTATCTTTGGCCAAgactacagaaaaaaattacagttcGGAAACAGCCCAACTTGGCAACACATGAGAACccgcccaacctggcaacacgcAGACAGACTGCGCAGTTTCAGCGCAGCGCAGTCTGAGGAActtccctcttcctcctcctacTCTTCCTCAGCCCGCAATCACTGAACCCACCAGACGCAGAACTGgccctttttaaaatgtcattgacCTTATTAGCTGTGTTAATTCAGATAGATTTTGaagaagaaaatataaataaaatgattatttattttttacttttattttacacatatatttgaatttgaacacatGGTCAAAAACCAACCCTTGAGATGATTCTTCAAATCTTCTCAAGGCTAGTTAAAACCATGCCGTCTGCCACTTTTGCAATTTTCTGACCTGATTGTAACAACTCTTTCTGGAGTGTTGTAGACTTAAAAAAAGTTCAACTAACCAGCATAGATCTCTAGTCCGTGGGCAATTCTGCTGTTTTTTATCTACACTACAGGCACTCTGTTCATCTACATTTTTCTGAGCAGATTGCAGGAATATGAAGGCTCGAGAATGGATATAATCCTCTGATTATAAGAAAAGTCCTTAAGGAGGAGATCCCAGTTCTAGTGTGATGGAGGTTTGTTTGTCAGGGACTGACTTCTGGACGCATCTGTGGCACCAGTACCATTTTGTGGCTAGAgattgtaaagtgaagtgaagtgattgtcaacacagcagcacagcacatgttgcacacactgaaatttgtcctctgcatttaacccatcaccctgagtgagcagtgggagcagtgtgtggggacggtgctttgctcagtggcacctcagtggcaccttggcggatcaggattcgaaccggcaa
This genomic stretch from Denticeps clupeoides chromosome 5, fDenClu1.1, whole genome shotgun sequence harbors:
- the LOC114790085 gene encoding retinoic acid receptor RXR-beta-A-like isoform X1, translating into MSSPPATALAQVSSVSMSGLPAVSSSDDVKPPFGLRPTPSHSPGPMLPHKRLCAICGDRSSGKHYGVYSCEGCKGFFKRTVRKDLSYVCRDTKDCLVDRRQRNRCQYCRYQKCLAMGMKREAVQDERQRGKERDGGELDTSHGASEEMPVDKILEAELMSERKAEMHASGLPSDPVTSMCQAADRQLFLLVEWAKRIPHFSELPLDDQVVLLRAGWNELLIAVFSHRSIGMREDVLQNPALHRPTDNMYGLEAIFDRDCAQSPEVGAVFDRVLTELVCKMRDMQMDKSELGCLRAIVLFNPDAKGLSCSSEVELLRERVYATLEAYCRHKYPEQQGRFAKLLLRLPALRSIGLKCLEHLFFFKLIGDTPIDAFLMEMLEAPHQMT
- the LOC114790085 gene encoding retinoic acid receptor RXR-beta-A-like isoform X2, which translates into the protein MSSPPATALAVSSVSMSGLPAVSSSDDVKPPFGLRPTPSHSPGPMLPHKRLCAICGDRSSGKHYGVYSCEGCKGFFKRTVRKDLSYVCRDTKDCLVDRRQRNRCQYCRYQKCLAMGMKREAVQDERQRGKERDGGELDTSHGASEEMPVDKILEAELMSERKAEMHASGLPSDPVTSMCQAADRQLFLLVEWAKRIPHFSELPLDDQVVLLRAGWNELLIAVFSHRSIGMREDVLQNPALHRPTDNMYGLEAIFDRDCAQSPEVGAVFDRVLTELVCKMRDMQMDKSELGCLRAIVLFNPDAKGLSCSSEVELLRERVYATLEAYCRHKYPEQQGRFAKLLLRLPALRSIGLKCLEHLFFFKLIGDTPIDAFLMEMLEAPHQMT
- the LOC114790085 gene encoding retinoic acid receptor RXR-beta-A-like isoform X3 encodes the protein MSGLPAVSSSDDVKPPFGLRPTPSHSPGPMLPHKRLCAICGDRSSGKHYGVYSCEGCKGFFKRTVRKDLSYVCRDTKDCLVDRRQRNRCQYCRYQKCLAMGMKREAVQDERQRGKERDGGELDTSHGASEEMPVDKILEAELMSERKAEMHASGLPSDPVTSMCQAADRQLFLLVEWAKRIPHFSELPLDDQVVLLRAGWNELLIAVFSHRSIGMREDVLQNPALHRPTDNMYGLEAIFDRDCAQSPEVGAVFDRVLTELVCKMRDMQMDKSELGCLRAIVLFNPDAKGLSCSSEVELLRERVYATLEAYCRHKYPEQQGRFAKLLLRLPALRSIGLKCLEHLFFFKLIGDTPIDAFLMEMLEAPHQMT